A portion of the [Limnothrix rosea] IAM M-220 genome contains these proteins:
- a CDS encoding SulP family inorganic anion transporter, translated as MFAAPLGLKRLLSYQKSWLRGDVLAGLTVAAYLIPQCMAYGELAGVRPVAGLWAILPAMVIYTFLGSSPQLSVGPESTTAVMTAVAIAPLAAADGSDYGTLAGLLAVIVGGVYVVGYFLRLGFLANLLSKPILIGYMAGVAVIMISGQLGKVAGLSIDAETIPGEIQGFLTQLPQAHVPTLVLSIVLLIFLFAIQSRFPNAPGPLIAVLAATAAVKIFQLDQLGIAVVGEIPSSLPVPRLPDFANGQLLALISASVGIAVVGYSDNVLTARAFAARNNYTIDANQELLALGFSNMGAGVMQGFPISSSGSRTVIGNALGNKTQLFSLVAMVSVVLVLLFLRPVLASFPTAALGTLVIFAATRLIEIDEFKRLQRFRNSEFALAVITMISVLVTDLLVGIAIAITLSVVELFGRVARPHDAVLGKIKGLAGWHDIEDWDHSITMPGLVLYRYDAPLCFANAENFKQRAKAAIDSEKEPVKWFVLNAEAIAEIDITASDMLAEFIHELESQNITFAMMRVKQDLYAQLQRSGMLHKIGADHIFSTINNAVQAFQEDSQASTAKSLQESPESQYRTKLEKSRRRGFDRN; from the coding sequence ATGTTTGCAGCGCCATTAGGATTAAAACGATTACTGTCCTACCAAAAATCTTGGTTACGGGGAGATGTTCTCGCAGGCTTAACAGTTGCCGCCTATCTCATTCCCCAATGTATGGCCTATGGCGAATTAGCCGGGGTGCGCCCAGTAGCTGGTCTATGGGCAATTTTGCCAGCCATGGTGATCTACACATTTCTCGGATCGTCCCCCCAATTGTCCGTTGGCCCCGAATCGACAACAGCCGTGATGACCGCAGTGGCGATCGCCCCCCTTGCTGCTGCGGACGGCAGTGATTATGGGACATTAGCCGGATTGCTCGCTGTCATTGTCGGGGGCGTTTACGTCGTGGGCTACTTTTTGCGGTTAGGCTTCCTCGCCAATTTGCTCTCGAAACCCATCTTGATTGGCTACATGGCGGGAGTCGCTGTAATCATGATTTCAGGTCAGTTGGGGAAAGTTGCAGGCTTATCCATCGATGCCGAAACAATTCCCGGCGAAATCCAAGGCTTTTTAACGCAATTACCCCAAGCTCACGTTCCGACCCTTGTCTTATCAATTGTTCTTTTAATCTTTCTCTTCGCCATTCAATCCCGCTTTCCCAATGCGCCGGGGCCTCTAATTGCTGTTTTGGCAGCAACCGCTGCGGTAAAAATCTTTCAGCTTGACCAGTTGGGGATCGCTGTTGTCGGAGAAATCCCTAGCAGTTTACCAGTGCCGCGTTTACCGGATTTTGCCAATGGTCAACTTTTGGCTCTAATCTCAGCATCGGTCGGCATTGCGGTGGTGGGCTATTCGGATAATGTCCTAACGGCTCGTGCTTTTGCGGCGCGCAACAATTACACCATCGATGCCAACCAAGAATTATTGGCTTTGGGCTTCTCGAATATGGGCGCAGGCGTAATGCAAGGATTTCCGATTAGCAGTAGCGGTAGCCGCACAGTGATTGGTAATGCTCTGGGCAACAAAACCCAGTTATTTTCTCTGGTGGCAATGGTTTCGGTCGTTTTAGTGTTACTTTTTCTCAGACCTGTTTTGGCATCTTTTCCCACTGCCGCATTGGGCACATTAGTGATTTTTGCAGCCACAAGATTAATCGAAATTGATGAGTTTAAACGACTGCAACGATTCCGCAACTCCGAATTTGCATTAGCTGTTATCACAATGATTAGTGTGTTAGTCACTGATTTGTTGGTCGGTATTGCGATCGCCATTACTTTGTCGGTGGTGGAGTTGTTTGGTCGTGTCGCTCGTCCCCACGATGCAGTGCTGGGAAAAATTAAAGGATTAGCTGGCTGGCATGACATTGAAGATTGGGATCATTCGATCACAATGCCGGGGTTAGTTTTATATCGCTACGATGCGCCCCTATGTTTTGCCAATGCCGAAAATTTCAAACAACGAGCGAAAGCTGCCATCGATTCAGAAAAAGAGCCTGTCAAATGGTTTGTGCTTAATGCCGAGGCGATCGCCGAAATAGACATTACCGCTTCGGACATGTTGGCAGAATTTATCCACGAATTAGAGTCGCAAAATATTACCTTCGCCATGATGCGAGTCAAGCAAGATCTATACGCCCAGCTCCAACGTTCCGGTATGCTCCACAAAATCGGCGCTGATCATATTTTTTCCACAATTAATAATGCGGTTCAGGCCTTCCAAGAAGATTCACAAGCTTCAACTGCCAAGTCATTACAAGAATCTCCAGAATCTCAGTACAGGACAAAACTGGAAAAAAGTAGGAGGAGAGGGTTTGATAGAAATTA
- a CDS encoding amphi-Trp domain-containing protein: MGRETRLFKTKEAKTRTEVSNFLRQIAEKIAQGEVILRQGTEELTLQIPENLILEIQVEDEEKKTKGLQHSLEMEIKWFDNDAASGSLELG; this comes from the coding sequence ATGGGACGGGAAACCAGACTGTTTAAGACCAAAGAAGCGAAAACACGCACTGAAGTCAGTAACTTTTTACGCCAAATTGCCGAAAAAATTGCGCAAGGTGAAGTTATCTTGCGACAGGGAACAGAAGAACTTACATTACAAATCCCAGAAAATCTAATTTTGGAGATTCAAGTTGAGGACGAAGAGAAGAAAACTAAAGGTCTTCAACATAGCTTGGAGATGGAAATAAAATGGTTTGACAATGATGCAGCAAGTGGTTCATTGGAGTTGGGCTAA
- a CDS encoding tryptophan-rich sensory protein, translated as MTLERDIQRQVINLVAIIAAFITNVLANIKPLDGLTIAEISDQYFEPVLILPAGYAFSIWGLIYVGLISLAVYQALPSQKNNPHTKQLGYWLTFASITQIIWVIFFQYQLFAVSLVVIGLIVVFLAKLYLTLNHDGKAIPQKIRWLVRRPISIYCAWVTVATIVNAACLLHFLNWSGWGIEPEIWAAILLVIGTGLAAFITFKYRDIVFGGVFVWAWVAIAVKHSQTEIVPTVAIAGALILGSLCVATLFMPRRTSLSLDSEN; from the coding sequence ATGACTTTAGAGCGCGATATTCAACGCCAAGTAATTAATCTTGTTGCAATTATTGCGGCTTTTATTACCAATGTCCTCGCCAATATCAAACCTTTAGACGGTTTAACGATCGCCGAAATTTCTGACCAATATTTTGAGCCAGTGCTGATTTTGCCCGCAGGTTACGCCTTTTCGATTTGGGGATTGATTTATGTGGGACTCATTTCGTTGGCTGTGTACCAAGCTTTACCGAGCCAGAAAAATAATCCTCACACGAAACAGCTTGGCTACTGGCTCACCTTTGCCAGCATCACGCAGATCATTTGGGTCATTTTCTTTCAATATCAATTATTTGCTGTGTCGTTAGTTGTAATCGGTTTAATCGTTGTGTTTCTGGCGAAACTTTACCTCACGCTTAACCACGACGGTAAAGCGATTCCACAGAAAATTAGATGGCTGGTGCGCAGACCTATCTCGATTTACTGCGCTTGGGTTACGGTTGCAACTATCGTGAATGCCGCTTGTCTACTACATTTTCTCAATTGGTCGGGGTGGGGAATTGAGCCGGAAATTTGGGCGGCAATTTTACTGGTCATCGGTACGGGATTAGCGGCATTTATTACTTTTAAATATCGGGATATTGTTTTTGGCGGCGTGTTTGTGTGGGCTTGGGTGGCGATCGCCGTAAAACATTCCCAAACAGAAATTGTGCCCACTGTGGCGATCGCCGGAGCGTTAATCCTCGGAAGTTTATGCGTCGCAACTTTATTTATGCCGCGCCGTACATCTTTATCGCTAGATAGTGAAAATTGA
- a CDS encoding iron uptake porin, whose translation MIKQSQLIWLAGLTLGGSIVNVGMPVQAQEAALTRLPLSQNLAPEDANPTMEMAQVNSVSSLRDVRPSDWAFGALQSLVERYGCIAGYPDQTFRGDRPLTRWEFAAGLNACLNAIERQTFAGGSELGINDINTLRRLITEFETELATLNARVDDLETRTTVLEDNQFSTTTKLGGEAIFSVSGATGGEPNSDDAQVTFNNRLRLNLTTSFTGKDALITGLQAYNFSAGSSITGTGSVAETLFPNDASLLGEGMTSLSWEPQFAGFNPQNLQTSCGNNSLCLYKLLYVTPVSDKLTAFIGPKAEVTDAFPTIIPFASEGQGAISRFATLNPVLRMSGGTSGTGLASAGGFIYQPNDVIDLRALYGSVNAAIPGNEGFPGTPLGAGLFNGSFIAATQLTIRPSDKLDLGLNYAYSYHQINIDGTGLTGTSGSTGATGVFGDLPLTTPIRFNSFGATVNWRVSPRVNLTGYGAYIMADQAGGGSAYTNLTSWMAGLYFPDALAKGNSAGILFGQPLHRVAAGNGASLSPANIGDRQTPYHLEAFYRYQINDHISITPGAFVIFNPEGDADNDTTSVFTLRTTYTF comes from the coding sequence ATGATCAAACAGTCACAACTAATTTGGCTAGCAGGATTGACTCTCGGCGGTAGTATTGTCAACGTTGGTATGCCAGTGCAAGCACAGGAAGCAGCCCTTACCCGCTTGCCCCTCTCCCAGAACCTGGCTCCGGAAGATGCTAACCCAACCATGGAGATGGCGCAGGTCAATTCAGTGTCGAGCTTACGAGATGTTAGACCAAGTGATTGGGCGTTTGGGGCGTTACAGAGTTTGGTGGAACGCTATGGTTGTATTGCGGGTTATCCAGATCAGACGTTTCGTGGCGATCGCCCCCTGACCCGTTGGGAATTTGCCGCAGGATTAAATGCTTGCCTGAATGCCATAGAGCGGCAAACATTCGCAGGAGGTTCTGAGCTGGGCATAAATGACATTAATACCCTCCGACGACTAATCACCGAGTTTGAAACAGAACTAGCCACCCTAAATGCAAGGGTCGATGATCTAGAAACCCGCACCACAGTATTAGAAGACAACCAATTCTCCACCACCACAAAACTGGGCGGTGAAGCCATCTTTTCAGTGAGCGGTGCAACGGGCGGCGAGCCCAATAGTGATGATGCACAAGTGACATTCAACAATCGTCTCCGATTAAATTTGACCACTAGCTTCACCGGAAAAGACGCATTAATCACTGGCTTACAAGCCTATAATTTCAGCGCTGGCAGCTCGATTACAGGCACAGGGAGCGTCGCAGAAACCCTCTTCCCCAACGACGCATCCCTCCTAGGAGAAGGGATGACCAGCCTCAGTTGGGAGCCACAATTTGCGGGCTTTAATCCACAAAATCTCCAAACCAGTTGCGGCAATAATAGTCTTTGTCTTTATAAACTGCTCTATGTCACGCCAGTGAGTGATAAATTAACTGCTTTTATTGGCCCCAAGGCGGAAGTGACCGATGCGTTTCCCACGATTATTCCCTTTGCTAGTGAAGGTCAGGGAGCAATCTCACGCTTTGCGACTTTAAACCCAGTCCTACGGATGTCCGGGGGAACTAGTGGTACGGGATTGGCTTCAGCTGGCGGTTTTATCTATCAGCCTAATGATGTGATCGATTTACGGGCACTCTATGGTTCTGTGAATGCGGCCATACCGGGAAATGAAGGATTTCCGGGTACACCTTTGGGGGCAGGCTTATTTAATGGCAGTTTTATTGCTGCTACCCAATTAACCATTCGTCCGAGTGACAAACTCGACTTGGGCTTGAACTATGCCTACAGTTATCACCAAATTAATATTGATGGAACTGGACTCACGGGCACTTCAGGCTCAACGGGAGCAACGGGTGTTTTTGGGGATTTACCGCTCACGACTCCAATCCGGTTTAATTCCTTTGGAGCGACGGTCAATTGGCGCGTTAGTCCTCGTGTGAATTTGACGGGCTATGGGGCATACATTATGGCGGATCAAGCTGGTGGTGGTTCGGCCTATACAAATTTAACGAGCTGGATGGCGGGTCTATATTTTCCTGATGCGCTGGCAAAGGGGAATTCGGCGGGGATTTTGTTTGGTCAGCCCCTCCATCGGGTCGCTGCGGGTAATGGGGCGAGTTTAAGTCCGGCGAATATTGGCGATCGCCAAACGCCATATCATCTGGAAGCTTTTTATCGGTATCAAATTAATGATCATATTAGTATTACCCCCGGCGCTTTTGTTATTTTCAATCCGGAAGGGGATGCTGATAACGATACGACTAGTGTCTTCACCCTACGCACCACCTACACTTTCTAA
- a CDS encoding branched-chain amino acid ABC transporter permease has translation MVGYLVYLTISAATYAIFCLGLNLQWGFTGLINFGHVAFMTIGAYATVLLASQGIPLIVALLIGMAIAALLGLIIGLSTLRLREDYLSIVTIGFSELIRLVALNEEWLTRGAFGVQGYPLPLGEFRPNQVGRLSLIFWLTLVAIFAGWQLWRGIRWRWKKQRKQGGSGLDATVWGVIGGGIILSLFINGCVALQNYNYKAGLMLLSVVALALVYAGLEYLVHSPWGRVLKAIREDEEIPRALGKNVFWYKLQSFMLGGAIAGMAGSFYAWQLTNVYPSSFEPLVTFNAWTIVVLGGAGTNPGTLIGSLIFFAYDSVTRFVLPQLDLVDDARLGALRIMVIGLILMVLMVWRPQGLLGNKDELTLGK, from the coding sequence ATGGTCGGCTATCTCGTTTATCTCACTATCTCCGCAGCAACCTATGCGATTTTTTGTCTAGGTCTAAATCTTCAATGGGGCTTTACGGGACTCATCAATTTTGGTCACGTCGCGTTTATGACTATCGGTGCTTACGCCACTGTGTTGCTCGCGTCCCAAGGAATACCCCTAATCGTTGCACTACTTATCGGGATGGCGATCGCCGCGTTATTAGGTCTAATTATTGGTCTATCGACCTTGCGATTGCGGGAAGATTATCTCTCGATTGTGACCATCGGCTTTTCGGAATTAATTCGTCTAGTTGCCCTGAACGAAGAATGGTTAACCCGTGGTGCTTTCGGTGTCCAGGGTTATCCGTTGCCATTGGGAGAATTTCGCCCGAACCAAGTCGGTAGGCTCTCGCTAATTTTCTGGCTGACGCTTGTCGCAATTTTTGCGGGTTGGCAACTGTGGCGCGGTATTCGCTGGCGTTGGAAAAAACAAAGAAAGCAAGGTGGCTCTGGTTTAGATGCGACCGTTTGGGGTGTGATTGGCGGCGGTATTATTCTCAGCTTGTTTATCAATGGTTGCGTTGCCCTACAAAATTACAACTACAAAGCCGGCTTAATGCTTCTGTCGGTGGTGGCATTGGCGTTAGTTTACGCAGGTTTAGAATATCTCGTGCATTCCCCTTGGGGTCGTGTCCTGAAGGCGATTCGGGAAGATGAAGAAATTCCCCGTGCCCTCGGCAAAAATGTTTTTTGGTATAAGCTGCAATCCTTTATGCTCGGTGGGGCGATCGCCGGGATGGCAGGCTCATTTTACGCATGGCAACTGACCAATGTTTACCCCTCTAGTTTTGAGCCACTGGTCACCTTTAACGCTTGGACAATCGTGGTTTTAGGCGGCGCTGGCACCAACCCCGGCACATTGATCGGCTCCCTCATTTTCTTTGCCTACGACTCCGTCACTCGCTTTGTTTTACCCCAACTGGATCTTGTGGATGATGCCCGCTTAGGAGCATTACGAATTATGGTGATCGGCTTGATTTTGATGGTGCTAATGGTGTGGCGACCCCAAGGACTGCTCGGCAATAAGGACGAATTGACCCTAGGTAAGTAA
- a CDS encoding diflavin flavoprotein has protein sequence MSVTTTLNPTRPKDVQVVEIAPNTLMLRSRTWDRLKFEIEYARQQGTTANSFLIRGDRPTLIDPPGESFTDIYLSALAEHFDLTTLEYVILSHINANRMVTLEALLQKAPQATVVCSHLGANIFRMAFPQWTDRVQVVRGESTLEIHHGHPLVLTTVPTPRWIDGLCTFDPTTQILYTDKLFGVHVCSDAVFDEAWKELDGDRRYYFDCLHAPQSKSVEKALEKLEKFPAQIYAPGHGPLVRYSLSRFVYDYHQWCQRQKSKELTVALLYASAYGNTAVLARAIAQGLIDEGLQVNTINCETAEPAEITEAIEACDGFLIGSPTLAGHAPTQIQTALGIILSTATPTKLAGVFGSYGWSGEAIGFLENKLRDANYRFGFDAIRVKFTPDAAVLESCQESASKFAKTLKANKKLRSPGLNRTKTKGDRTTQAVDRIVGSLCVVTTRDGDTHKGVLSSSVTQASFNPPGLVIAVSAGQNADLMMHQGDQFTLNILKEGRNVRRYFFHHSIIGENPFEELSTTVGNNGCLILQEALSYLECTVQQQMQCGDRHLIYATVAHGQVLENSGITAIEHHR, from the coding sequence ATGTCCGTTACCACAACTCTCAACCCGACTCGCCCGAAGGATGTTCAGGTGGTGGAAATTGCACCGAATACGTTGATGTTGCGATCGCGGACTTGGGATCGGCTCAAGTTTGAAATTGAATATGCTCGCCAGCAGGGGACAACGGCTAATTCTTTTTTAATTCGCGGCGATCGCCCCACATTAATTGATCCGCCGGGGGAATCTTTTACTGATATCTATCTCTCGGCTTTGGCAGAGCACTTTGACCTAACGACGTTAGAGTATGTGATCCTCAGTCATATCAATGCCAACCGCATGGTGACCTTAGAAGCTTTATTACAAAAGGCTCCCCAGGCAACGGTTGTCTGTTCTCACCTCGGTGCCAATATTTTTCGGATGGCGTTTCCCCAGTGGACTGATCGCGTCCAGGTTGTCCGGGGGGAATCCACTTTAGAAATTCACCATGGTCACCCCCTTGTTTTAACGACAGTACCGACACCCCGCTGGATTGACGGTCTTTGCACCTTTGATCCGACAACGCAGATTTTATATACGGATAAGTTGTTTGGTGTCCATGTGTGTAGTGATGCTGTTTTTGATGAGGCTTGGAAGGAGCTCGATGGCGATCGCCGCTATTATTTTGACTGTCTCCATGCTCCCCAGAGTAAGTCTGTCGAGAAGGCTCTAGAAAAACTCGAAAAATTTCCGGCTCAGATCTACGCCCCCGGCCATGGCCCTTTAGTGCGCTATAGTTTGAGCCGTTTTGTGTACGACTATCACCAGTGGTGTCAACGTCAAAAATCGAAGGAATTAACCGTCGCTTTACTCTATGCTTCCGCCTATGGGAATACGGCTGTGCTTGCCCGGGCGATCGCCCAGGGTCTCATCGACGAGGGTCTACAGGTTAATACTATTAATTGTGAAACTGCCGAACCCGCGGAAATTACCGAGGCGATCGAAGCTTGTGATGGCTTTTTGATCGGCTCTCCCACCCTAGCGGGTCATGCTCCCACCCAGATCCAAACTGCTTTAGGTATAATCCTGTCCACTGCGACACCGACGAAATTAGCGGGGGTTTTCGGCTCCTATGGCTGGAGTGGTGAGGCGATTGGCTTTTTAGAAAATAAACTACGCGATGCGAATTATCGCTTTGGTTTTGATGCGATTCGGGTAAAATTCACCCCCGATGCGGCAGTGCTAGAATCTTGCCAAGAGTCTGCAAGTAAGTTTGCAAAAACTCTCAAAGCTAATAAAAAACTGCGATCTCCCGGTCTGAACCGGACAAAAACCAAGGGCGATCGCACAACCCAAGCCGTTGACAGGATTGTGGGTTCTCTCTGCGTTGTCACCACTCGCGATGGTGATACCCATAAAGGTGTACTGTCCTCTTCGGTGACCCAAGCTAGTTTTAATCCACCGGGATTAGTCATTGCTGTCAGTGCTGGCCAAAATGCTGATCTCATGATGCACCAAGGGGATCAATTTACCTTAAATATCCTCAAGGAAGGTCGTAATGTGCGCCGTTATTTTTTCCACCACAGTATCATCGGCGAAAATCCTTTTGAGGAGCTATCGACGACCGTCGGCAATAATGGTTGCTTGATTCTACAGGAGGCTTTGTCTTATCTCGAATGCACTGTCCAACAACAAATGCAGTGTGGCGATCGCCATCTCATCTATGCCACCGTTGCTCATGGTCAGGTCTTAGAAAACAGCGGTATTACGGCCATCGAACATCACCGTTAA
- a CDS encoding phosphate-starvation-inducible PsiE family protein, whose translation MQQIITPPKPLNTDNPVSLYEVNRGRVVRVLESVQDLIVVSLCIGLFSFMVLQMRDMFLSMLPPVHFHTVTADILFLLILVELFRLLIIYLQEQRISIGVAVEVSIVSVLREVIVSGVLETDWTKILAACAFLIVLGMLLLVRVWIPPTFKGVDPEKTIVQRYQRQSHGESSASVKHL comes from the coding sequence ATGCAACAAATCATCACTCCCCCCAAACCCCTCAATACTGACAATCCCGTCTCTTTATATGAAGTAAACCGTGGACGAGTGGTGCGCGTGTTGGAATCTGTTCAGGATTTGATCGTCGTTTCCCTCTGCATCGGGCTATTCAGTTTTATGGTGTTGCAGATGCGGGATATGTTTCTTTCGATGTTGCCACCTGTGCATTTCCATACTGTCACCGCCGATATTTTGTTTTTGCTAATTTTGGTGGAACTCTTCCGTTTGCTGATTATTTATCTCCAAGAGCAACGGATTTCTATCGGGGTCGCCGTCGAGGTTTCGATTGTTTCTGTCCTGCGGGAAGTTATTGTCAGTGGCGTTTTAGAAACGGATTGGACAAAGATTTTAGCGGCCTGTGCTTTTTTGATTGTTTTAGGCATGTTGCTCCTTGTGCGGGTGTGGATTCCACCTACTTTTAAAGGGGTTGATCCAGAAAAAACAATTGTTCAACGTTATCAACGGCAAAGCCATGGGGAGAGCTCCGCGTCTGTGAAGCATCTTTAA
- a CDS encoding diflavin flavoprotein: protein MVALIQSAPEKFQQRLTMQIAELAAETTALRSLDWDRDRFDIEFGLRNGTTYNSFLIRGEKTALVDTSHRKFEELYLEALTGLIDVSAIDYLVVSHTEPDHSALIGDLLAIAPDIVIVGAKVAIKFLENMVHHPFKSLIVKSGDRLDLGKGHVLEFVSAPNLHWPDTIFSYDHGTGILYTCDVFGMHYCDDHIYDKNPQLLEADFRYYYDCLMAPNARSVLAALKRIAKLDIKLIATGHGPLLEESISHWLEQYKSWSEAQAKTDTLVVFFYCQDYGHSDHLARAIAHGVNRNGVQVELIDLQQTSPQELREWVEIAAGLIIGMPPQSCPIAQTALNTVLAAAHKKQAIGLFETGGGEDEPIYPLRNKFRSIGLTEAFPPILVKESPQAATDQLCDEAGTDMGQWLTRDRTQKKIQAIDLELEQALGRISTGLYLITAKKGNLSSAMLASWVTQASGSPLGIAIAVAKDRAIESLMQVTDRFVLNVLEEDNYKPLMKHFLKRFPPGGDRFAGIKTYPASNGCPILADALAYIECEVSSRMDCGDHWVIYGLVDAGRVADVNGLTAVHHRKLGSHY, encoded by the coding sequence ATGGTTGCCCTGATACAGTCTGCTCCAGAAAAATTCCAGCAGCGTTTAACAATGCAAATAGCCGAGCTTGCCGCTGAGACGACAGCGCTCCGATCTTTAGATTGGGATCGAGATCGGTTTGATATTGAGTTTGGGCTACGCAATGGCACGACTTACAATTCTTTTTTGATTCGTGGCGAAAAAACAGCTCTTGTCGATACTTCCCACCGCAAATTTGAAGAGCTCTATCTAGAAGCTCTCACTGGGCTGATTGACGTTTCGGCCATTGATTATTTGGTTGTTAGCCATACGGAGCCGGACCATAGTGCTTTGATCGGGGATTTGCTGGCTATCGCTCCCGATATTGTGATTGTGGGGGCAAAGGTTGCGATTAAATTTTTAGAAAATATGGTGCATCATCCCTTCAAGTCATTGATCGTCAAAAGTGGCGATCGCCTCGATTTAGGGAAAGGTCATGTTTTAGAATTCGTCTCGGCTCCCAATCTTCACTGGCCAGATACGATCTTTAGCTACGACCATGGTACGGGCATTTTATATACCTGTGATGTTTTTGGGATGCACTACTGTGATGACCATATTTACGACAAAAATCCCCAACTTCTAGAGGCGGACTTTCGGTATTATTACGACTGTCTCATGGCTCCCAATGCTCGGTCGGTGTTAGCGGCTCTCAAACGTATCGCTAAATTAGATATCAAATTAATCGCGACAGGCCATGGCCCCCTTTTAGAAGAATCCATTTCCCACTGGCTAGAGCAGTACAAAAGCTGGAGTGAGGCTCAGGCAAAAACGGATACGCTTGTGGTCTTCTTCTATTGTCAAGACTACGGTCACAGTGACCATCTCGCCCGGGCGATCGCCCATGGTGTGAACCGCAATGGTGTACAGGTCGAGCTTATCGATTTACAACAAACTTCCCCCCAAGAGTTGCGGGAATGGGTCGAAATTGCGGCCGGATTGATTATTGGTATGCCGCCCCAGTCCTGTCCCATCGCCCAAACGGCTCTCAATACTGTTTTGGCTGCTGCCCACAAAAAACAGGCCATCGGTCTCTTTGAAACAGGCGGTGGCGAAGATGAGCCGATTTATCCCCTCCGTAACAAATTTCGGAGCATTGGTTTAACAGAAGCATTCCCGCCAATCTTAGTAAAAGAATCTCCCCAGGCTGCTACGGATCAACTTTGTGACGAGGCCGGAACAGATATGGGGCAGTGGCTAACCCGCGATCGCACCCAAAAGAAAATTCAGGCCATCGATCTAGAACTAGAACAAGCCCTCGGACGTATTAGTACAGGTCTTTATCTGATTACTGCGAAAAAAGGCAACTTGAGCAGTGCAATGTTAGCGTCTTGGGTCACTCAAGCTAGTGGTAGCCCCCTTGGTATCGCGATCGCCGTCGCCAAAGATCGAGCCATCGAATCCTTGATGCAAGTCACAGATCGGTTTGTCTTAAATGTCCTGGAGGAAGATAACTATAAACCCCTCATGAAACATTTCCTCAAGCGTTTTCCACCGGGGGGCGATCGCTTTGCAGGCATCAAAACCTATCCCGCTAGCAACGGTTGTCCGATCCTCGCCGACGCACTAGCCTACATCGAATGCGAAGTTTCTAGTCGTATGGACTGCGGCGATCACTGGGTGATTTATGGCCTAGTTGATGCCGGACGAGTCGCCGATGTCAATGGTCTGACAGCCGTTCACCACCGTAAACTTGGCAGTCATTATTAA
- a CDS encoding DUF362 domain-containing protein — MSSVSLIAATSYELDQLRQSLETLLAPLGGMAAFVKPGDRVLLKPNMLTGARPTKECTTRKEIVYCVAQMVMDAGGKPFIGDSPAFGSAHGVAKQNGYLELIEELDIPLIEFHGKRYETESDNYKNLRLSKEAMEADVVINLPKVKSHIQLTMTLGVKNLFGCVPGKMKAWWHMEAGKEPETFADMLIETAKAIAPDLTIIDGIIGHEGNGPSGGEPKDLGVLGAAADVFALDRAMVDILGVEPELVPTVALSMKKELCSTVEAINFPLAEPKELAIADWKLPEALMPIDFALPRILKSTFRHLYIRFIKEPMASYSDK, encoded by the coding sequence ATGAGTAGCGTTAGCCTAATTGCCGCAACATCCTATGAGCTTGACCAATTGCGTCAGTCCCTAGAAACTTTGCTCGCGCCTTTGGGTGGCATGGCTGCTTTTGTGAAACCCGGCGATCGCGTTTTGCTCAAACCCAATATGTTGACTGGGGCACGTCCAACAAAAGAATGCACTACTCGCAAAGAAATCGTTTATTGCGTCGCCCAAATGGTGATGGATGCAGGCGGTAAACCTTTTATTGGTGACAGTCCAGCCTTTGGGTCTGCCCACGGTGTGGCCAAGCAAAATGGCTATTTAGAACTCATTGAAGAGCTTGATATTCCCCTCATCGAGTTTCATGGCAAACGCTACGAAACCGAAAGCGATAATTATAAAAATCTCCGCCTTTCCAAAGAAGCGATGGAAGCCGATGTGGTGATTAATTTGCCTAAGGTGAAATCCCATATCCAGCTCACCATGACCCTCGGTGTAAAAAATTTATTTGGTTGTGTCCCCGGCAAAATGAAGGCTTGGTGGCACATGGAAGCAGGCAAGGAGCCGGAAACCTTTGCGGATATGCTCATCGAAACGGCTAAGGCGATCGCTCCGGATTTAACGATTATCGATGGAATTATTGGTCATGAAGGCAATGGCCCTAGCGGCGGCGAACCTAAAGATTTAGGTGTTTTGGGCGCTGCGGCAGATGTTTTCGCGCTGGATCGGGCGATGGTTGATATTCTCGGCGTTGAACCAGAGCTTGTCCCAACCGTTGCACTCTCCATGAAAAAGGAGCTCTGCTCGACTGTCGAAGCGATTAATTTTCCTTTAGCAGAACCAAAAGAGTTGGCGATCGCCGACTGGAAACTTCCCGAAGCTCTAATGCCCATCGATTTTGCTTTGCCGAGAATCTTGAAATCTACCTTCCGACATCTTTATATCCGATTTATTAAAGAGCCCATGGCATCTTATTCAGACAAATAA